The Triticum aestivum cultivar Chinese Spring chromosome 7B, IWGSC CS RefSeq v2.1, whole genome shotgun sequence genome window below encodes:
- the LOC123161281 gene encoding protein PROTON GRADIENT REGULATION 5, chloroplastic, which produces MTASVSYGLRALPTWSSSVSGDDHCSALAMSVSARGPRWTRPLRTPARMGNVNEGKGIFAPLVVVVRNIVGRKRFNQLRGKAIALHSQVITEFCKTIGADPKQRQGLIRLAKKNGEKLGFLA; this is translated from the exons ATGACTGCGTCCGTCTCCTACGGGCTGCGAGCACTTCCGACGTGGTCCAGCTCTGTGTCCGGTGACGACCACTGCTCGGCGCTGGCCATGTCGGTGTCGGCGCGGGGGCCCCGGTGGACGCGGCCCCTTCGGACGCCGGCGAGGATGGGCAATGTAAACGAGGGCAAGGGCATCTTCGCgcccctggtggtggtggtgcgcaaCATCGTCGGACGCAAGCGCTTCAACCAGCTCAGGGGCAAGGCCATCGCGCTGCACTCCCAG GTGATTACCGAGTTCTGTAAGACCATCGGCGCTGACCCCAAGCAGAGGCAGGGCTTGATCCGCCTCGCCAAGAAGAACGGAGAGAAGCTCGGATTCCTTGCTTGA